In Castor canadensis chromosome 11, mCasCan1.hap1v2, whole genome shotgun sequence, a single genomic region encodes these proteins:
- the LOC109679529 gene encoding LOW QUALITY PROTEIN: polyunsaturated fatty acid (12S)/(13S)-lipoxygenase, epidermal-type-like (The sequence of the model RefSeq protein was modified relative to this genomic sequence to represent the inferred CDS: inserted 1 base in 1 codon; deleted 1 base in 1 codon; substituted 3 bases at 3 genomic stop codons): MGKYAVRVATGDTLLASTSNQVQLWLVGEHREADLGKLQPLLPGKMTELEINVPLHLGRLLLVKLRKHKGLLAFDWFCKWVTVQGPGTQGEALFPCYQWVQGDGIVCLPEGTAQTVNDDLQNLFKKHWEQELEDRRKAYRWGSWKDGLILPVAGNTQRDLPRNEKFLEDKKLDFTLSLEIGLKDLAIKGALDFVNHVQKLEDFKKIFPRGKTALAGQASLXFLEGXALFGYQFLNGANPMLLRCSTSLPAWLVLPPGMEDLQAQLEKELQVLHSLCSLTTPAIAPITLPSSLLISSMYTSIIHYLLHLLDLSFEADFSLLDGVKPNIIIFKQQFVTAPLIILKLQPDGRLLPIVIQLQPPRHGCPPPLLFLPSDPPMACLLAKTWVCSSDFQLHLLQSRLLRGHLMVEVISVITMRSLPSLHPMYKLLIPHFHYTMEINVLVQTNLVSEWGIFDLVVSTGSGGHVDILQRVTACLTYRSFCPPDDLADRGLLNVKSSLYGQDALRLWGIISXYVERMVRLFYKSDEAVKHDLELQAWCREITDIGLQGAQDGRFPVSLESLAPLCYFVTMCILTCTGQHASTHLGQLDWYSWIPNGPCAMKKPPPXSKNVTEKDIVDSLPCLQQAHMQKTFTKFLGRHQPVMVALGQHKEEYFSGPGPQAVLKQFREDLAAMDKDIEVRNAGLDLPYEYLQHSMVENSVTI; this comes from the exons ATGGGCAAGTACGCAGTGCGCGTCGCCACCGGGGACACGCTCCTGGCTAGCACCAGCAACCAGGTGCAGCTGTGGCTGGTGGGCGAGCACAGGGAGGCGGACCTCGGAAAGCTGCAGCCGCTGCTGCCGGGAAAG ATGACAGAGTTGGAGATCAACGTCCCCTTGCATCTGGGGCGCCTGCTGCTGGTTAAGCTGCGCAAACACAAAGGCCTGTTGGCTTTTGACTGGTTCTGCAAGTGGGTCACTGTGCAGGGTCCCGGGACCCAAGGCGAGGCCCTTTTCCCCTGCTACCAATGGGTGCAGGGCGACGGGATTGTCTGTCTACCAGAGGGCACTG CCCAGACGGTGAATGATGACCTCCAGAACCTGTTTAAGAAACATTGGGAGCAGGAGCTGGAGGACAGAAGAAAGGCATATC GCTGGGGCTCCTGGAAGGATGGGTTAATCCTGCCTGTAGCAGGGAATACACAGAGGGACCTTCCTAGGAATGAGAAATTCCTGGAGGATAAGAAATTAGATTTCACCCTCTCTCTGGAAATAGG GTTGAAGGACTTGGCCATTAAGGGGGCATTGGATTTTGTAAATCATGTACAGAAGCTGGAAGACTTCAAAAAAATATTCCCACGTGGAAAGACTGCCTTGGCTGGACA AGCAAGTCTGTGATTCCTGGAAGGATGAGCCCTCTTTGGATATCAGTTCCTCAATGGAGCAAACCCCATGCTCCTGAGGTGTTCTACGAGCCTTCCAGCCTGGCTGGTGCTGCCTCCAGGAATGGAAGACTTGCAAGCCCAGCTGGAGAAAGAGCTCCAGGTGCTACACTCCCTCTGTTCACTCACTACCCCAGCCATTGCCCCTATCACTTTGCCTTCCTCTCTTCTCATATCCTCCATGTACACCTCCATCATCCATTACCTCCTCCATCT GCTGGATCTCAGCTTTGAAGCTGATTTTTCTTTGCTGGATGGGGTCAAGCCTAATATCATCATTTTTAAGCAGCAATTTGTGACAGCCCCTTTGATCATACTGAAGCTTCAGCCTGATGGAAGACTCTTACCCATAGTCATCCAG ctCCAGCCACCTCGACATGGATGTCCCCCACCTCTGCTCTTCTTGCCCTCAGATCCTCCCATGGCCTGCCTTTTGGCTAAGACCTGGGTCTGTAGCTCTGATTTCCAGTTGCACCTGTTACAGTCACGTCTGCTAAGAGGGCATCTGATGGTGGAGGTTATTTCTGTGATCACAATGAGGAGTTTGCCCAGCCTGCATCCTATGTACAAG CTTCTGATCCCCCATTTTCACTACACCATGGAGATCAACGTCCTGGTCCAGACTAATCTTGTCTCTGAATGGGGAATT TTTGATCTG GTGGTGAGTACAGGTAGTGGAGGCCATGTGGACATTCTCCAGAGAGTCACAGCTTGTTTGACTTATCGTTCCTTCTGCCCTCCTGATGACCTGGCTGATCGCGGGCTTCTGAATGTGAAATCTTCTCTCTATGGCCAGGATGCCCTGAGGCTGTGGGGAATCATCAGTTG ATATGTGGAAAGGATGGTCAGACTTTTCTACAAGAGTGATGAAGCAGTGAAGCATGATCTAGAGCTCCAGGCCTGGTGTAGAGAGATCACTGACATTGGACTGCAGGGGGCTCAGGATGGGAG GTTCCCCGTCTCTTTAGAGTCCCTGGCTCCACTCTGCTACTTTGTTACCATGTGCATCCTCACATGCACTGGTCAGCATGCTTCTACCCACCTGGGCCAG CTGGATTGGTACTCCTGGATCCCTAATGGCCCATGCGCCATGAAGAAGCCCCCAC CTTCCAAGAATGTAACAGAGAAGGATATAGTGGACTCCCTGCCTTGTCTCCAGCAGGCCCATATGCAGAAGACTTTCACCAAGTTCCTTGGGAGACACCAGCCTGTCATG GTGGCCCTAGGGCAGCATAAGGAGGAATATTTTTCAGGCCCTGGGCCCCAAGCTGTGCTGAAGCAATTCCGGGAGGATCTGGCTGCCATGGACAAGGACATTGAAGTTCGGAATGCAGGCCTGGACCTGCCCTACGAGTACCTCCAACACAGCATGGTGGAAAACAGTGTGACCATCTGA